From Methanocella paludicola SANAE, a single genomic window includes:
- the yciH gene encoding stress response translation initiation inhibitor YciH — MEVCNKCGLPTDLCICEDLAKENQKIRVYTNTRRFKKITTIIDGIDTKNVNIKELSQKLKTKFACGGTIKDGRIELQGDHREEVKKLLVSYGFSPDLIELKM; from the coding sequence ATGGAAGTTTGCAATAAGTGTGGATTGCCCACGGACCTCTGCATTTGCGAGGACCTGGCGAAGGAGAACCAAAAAATTCGCGTATATACCAACACACGGCGTTTTAAGAAGATCACGACCATCATCGATGGCATCGATACGAAGAACGTCAACATCAAGGAACTCTCCCAGAAGCTGAAGACCAAATTCGCCTGCGGCGGCACCATCAAGGACGGCCGCATCGAGCTACAGGGCGACCACCGGGAAGAAGTAAAAAAGCTTTTAGTGAGCTACGGATTCTCTCCCGACCTCATCGAGCTCAAGATGTGA
- a CDS encoding YkgJ family cysteine cluster protein, with product MKRTGSCKQCGNCCRDFCIDMHVGGVTDYEFTEYLRWLESHVGVSADIKNFKGRNVELQIRNPCKNLVENKDGTFSCAIHDNKPDICKRYPEEDYGDDVSRDCGFKFIPE from the coding sequence ATGAAACGAACAGGAAGCTGTAAGCAGTGCGGGAATTGCTGCAGGGATTTCTGCATAGACATGCACGTGGGCGGCGTGACCGACTACGAGTTCACGGAATACCTGCGGTGGCTGGAGTCCCACGTCGGCGTCTCGGCCGATATCAAGAACTTCAAGGGCCGCAACGTGGAATTGCAGATAAGGAACCCGTGCAAAAACCTCGTCGAGAATAAGGACGGCACGTTCTCGTGCGCCATACACGATAATAAGCCCGACATATGTAAGCGCTACCCGGAAGAGGATTACGGGGACGACGTTTCAAGAGATTGCGGCTTTAAGTTCATCCCAGAATGA
- a CDS encoding DUF5788 family protein produces the protein MSDEKLSKYERENLLLKLDKEFAFAGATIPPELEADGGRIPLRAFVFEMSKKRGRLTPEDIAEVDRVISAVKRKRREIIDRISREEMAKSEAQALYAEARGLDRALDTLYNAPMPKPSIKEEANRAKMEDGRRWLNLMRKVYSGEEKRKRD, from the coding sequence ATGAGCGACGAGAAGCTCTCAAAGTACGAGCGGGAGAACCTGTTATTGAAGCTCGATAAGGAGTTCGCCTTTGCCGGCGCGACCATACCGCCGGAGCTTGAGGCGGACGGCGGGCGGATACCTCTCAGGGCATTCGTCTTTGAGATGTCAAAGAAGCGCGGGCGGCTGACTCCGGAGGACATTGCGGAGGTCGACCGTGTCATATCGGCCGTCAAGCGTAAGCGCCGCGAGATCATCGATCGCATTTCCCGGGAAGAGATGGCGAAGTCCGAGGCACAGGCGCTGTACGCCGAGGCCAGGGGGCTGGACCGGGCGCTCGACACGCTCTACAACGCCCCGATGCCGAAGCCATCCATCAAGGAAGAGGCGAACAGGGCGAAAATGGAGGACGGGCGGCGGTGGCTGAACCTGATGAGGAAAGTGTACTCGGGCGAGGAAAAGAGGAAGCGAGACTGA
- a CDS encoding ThiF family adenylyltransferase, giving the protein MVTIYVDGRPVQVPERTSAAEIRRVTHSDQSRPIAKASGGKNVIVHGEIDVSEGDRFTVGRPFTKGMQKFRVLSSKKQRKADRSVRLIFSQPLFELMRKAFEASESLSREGYAVARCGSRSDRKNRDYFVRGLHIPAKEDLFEQSSITVTPRAEFIEAVLAEAALKGDLVVEVHTHVGSREPNFSWIDIENGLENGRFLRSCGLRFAMAVVGEAGFSFCDYDGDHDSLVMPESARISVLGRNGMKDAVMHRSASSCEITSAACPGSIRVAVVGLDGIGLEICSMLARQGVRNFLLLDDGVTGMETGKRRAKAAQKMLRKISADIDAFNVSDVARSARSYLKDCDVIFYCGSDEALKAAVADVSLKYLIPCIEARTAIKAENGGPYGLVRVLLPGITGCSSCSGEAATDRDTGASSVPVNEAVASIAVQELMDMLSGADRAFDLVEYDPEAQSVERRRRDRDRACPMCGEGGVLGAGDERRARR; this is encoded by the coding sequence ATGGTCACTATATACGTCGACGGCAGGCCAGTACAGGTCCCGGAGCGCACGAGCGCCGCCGAGATACGGCGGGTCACGCATAGCGACCAGAGCCGGCCGATCGCAAAAGCCTCAGGCGGAAAGAACGTCATCGTCCATGGCGAGATCGACGTATCGGAAGGCGACCGCTTTACTGTAGGGCGGCCGTTCACGAAGGGCATGCAAAAGTTCCGCGTACTCTCGTCCAAAAAGCAGCGAAAAGCCGACCGGTCAGTCCGGCTTATTTTCTCTCAGCCCCTTTTTGAGCTCATGCGGAAGGCGTTCGAAGCTTCCGAATCCCTGTCGAGGGAAGGCTATGCCGTGGCCCGCTGCGGCAGCCGGTCCGACAGGAAGAATCGTGACTATTTCGTGAGAGGGCTCCACATACCGGCGAAGGAAGACCTGTTCGAGCAGTCCAGCATCACGGTGACGCCCCGGGCCGAGTTCATCGAGGCCGTGCTGGCCGAGGCCGCCTTGAAAGGCGACCTGGTGGTGGAAGTGCACACCCATGTTGGCTCAAGGGAGCCCAACTTTTCGTGGATCGACATCGAGAACGGCCTGGAGAACGGGCGTTTCCTCCGCTCGTGCGGGCTGCGCTTTGCCATGGCCGTGGTCGGTGAGGCCGGATTTTCATTCTGCGACTACGACGGCGACCACGACTCTCTCGTCATGCCCGAGAGCGCCCGCATAAGCGTACTCGGCAGGAACGGGATGAAGGACGCCGTCATGCACCGGAGCGCCTCCTCTTGCGAGATAACGTCCGCCGCATGTCCCGGGTCCATAAGGGTGGCCGTTGTCGGGCTGGACGGGATCGGCCTGGAGATATGCTCTATGCTGGCCCGGCAGGGCGTAAGGAATTTTCTCCTGCTGGACGACGGCGTGACCGGCATGGAAACGGGTAAGCGGCGCGCGAAGGCCGCGCAGAAGATGCTCAGGAAGATATCCGCGGACATCGACGCTTTCAACGTCAGCGATGTCGCCCGCAGCGCCCGGAGCTATCTTAAGGACTGTGACGTGATATTTTATTGCGGGTCGGATGAGGCGCTAAAGGCCGCTGTCGCCGACGTATCGCTCAAATACCTCATACCCTGCATCGAGGCACGCACTGCAATTAAGGCGGAAAATGGCGGCCCGTACGGCCTGGTACGAGTGCTCCTGCCCGGCATCACCGGGTGCAGCAGTTGCTCCGGAGAGGCCGCTACTGACAGGGACACTGGGGCTTCAAGCGTGCCCGTGAACGAGGCGGTGGCCTCTATCGCAGTCCAGGAGCTGATGGACATGCTCTCGGGCGCGGACAGGGCCTTTGACCTCGTCGAATATGACCCTGAGGCTCAGTCCGTCGAGCGCCGGCGCCGGGATCGGGATAGGGCATGCCCGATGTGCGGCGAGGGCGGCGTGCTGGGCGCGGGCGACGAGCGCAGGGCCAGAAGATAA
- a CDS encoding MFS transporter: MTGRKNLVFALVSAAIFMDMMVYTLVIPVLPSYAMKLGADTVTIGAIYGAFSVSLLLFSIPFGILSDQLGRRSFMMLGMLTLAATNVAFALSSDVAVLILARLLQGMSGAATWSAGLSMLADTFGPEERGKRLGMAMSAMSVGTLIGPTMGGILYDNLGYALTFIIPSVMACIVGLAFLAVSEPSGHAPSVPFRERLAPYLRSPRTFLAISLAVVIGAVTYGILEPFMPVYMYDVFSATPTMVGLAFGAMSLLSIVAQPLVGRLYDLHGGRLLITAGLASSAIVVAGCALTPSFALTAAVLSLLGMTMGFALTPMLPLLSDLYGGGNSSGMAYGIYNTLFSLGLAVGPFAGGVMVAALTLPATLYVVAVLLAIAGIIMFLFIGQPRKI, encoded by the coding sequence ATGACCGGCAGGAAGAACCTCGTATTTGCGCTCGTCTCCGCGGCCATCTTCATGGACATGATGGTCTACACGCTGGTCATACCGGTGCTGCCCTCGTACGCCATGAAGCTCGGGGCCGACACGGTGACCATCGGCGCCATATACGGCGCGTTCTCGGTCTCGCTGCTTTTATTCAGCATTCCCTTCGGTATTCTTTCTGACCAACTGGGCAGAAGGTCGTTCATGATGCTGGGCATGCTCACCCTGGCCGCCACGAACGTGGCGTTCGCGCTTTCGTCCGACGTGGCGGTCCTTATTCTGGCAAGGCTGCTCCAGGGCATGTCCGGGGCCGCCACGTGGTCGGCCGGGCTGTCGATGCTGGCGGACACTTTCGGCCCTGAGGAGCGGGGCAAACGCCTGGGGATGGCCATGTCGGCGATGTCTGTCGGCACGCTGATCGGGCCGACCATGGGCGGCATATTGTACGATAACCTTGGCTACGCGCTCACGTTCATCATACCGTCAGTCATGGCATGTATCGTTGGGCTTGCGTTCCTCGCGGTCAGCGAGCCATCGGGCCATGCGCCCTCTGTGCCGTTCCGGGAGCGCCTTGCGCCGTACCTTAGATCGCCCCGGACCTTCCTCGCCATATCGCTGGCCGTCGTGATCGGGGCTGTCACGTACGGCATCCTGGAGCCCTTCATGCCCGTATACATGTACGACGTGTTCTCCGCCACCCCGACCATGGTGGGCCTGGCCTTCGGCGCCATGTCGCTCCTGAGCATCGTCGCACAGCCCCTCGTCGGCCGGCTCTATGACCTGCATGGGGGGCGCTTGTTAATTACGGCCGGATTAGCCTCTTCGGCGATCGTCGTGGCGGGGTGCGCGCTCACGCCGTCGTTCGCACTGACTGCAGCCGTGTTATCGCTGCTGGGTATGACCATGGGCTTTGCTCTCACGCCCATGCTCCCTCTCCTTTCCGACCTGTACGGCGGGGGCAATTCAAGCGGCATGGCCTACGGCATCTATAACACGCTCTTTTCGCTGGGCCTCGCCGTCGGGCCGTTCGCCGGCGGTGTGATGGTGGCCGCCCTGACGCTTCCCGCTACGCTATACGTGGTCGCCGTACTGCTCGCGATCGCGGGGATCATCATGTTTCTCTTCATAGGGCAGCCCCGGAAAATATAA
- a CDS encoding YidH family protein, giving the protein MGETANPGKPIDLGYERTRMAADRTLMSWFRTSLSLISFGFTIFKFFQYLVESDLITGNIQNHAPRNFGVALVGLGMILQAMAIVEYFLFQRQLSRESGQKFPVSTALVASILLSLLGILVLLNLLFRLGPI; this is encoded by the coding sequence ATGGGTGAGACAGCAAATCCCGGGAAGCCCATAGACCTTGGCTACGAGCGTACACGCATGGCCGCCGACCGCACGCTGATGTCATGGTTCCGTACCTCTTTATCGCTGATAAGCTTCGGCTTCACCATCTTCAAATTCTTCCAGTACCTGGTCGAGTCAGACCTGATAACGGGAAATATACAGAACCATGCGCCCCGTAACTTCGGCGTGGCGCTCGTCGGGCTGGGCATGATCCTGCAGGCCATGGCCATTGTCGAGTACTTCCTGTTCCAGCGACAATTGAGTAGAGAGTCGGGCCAAAAATTCCCCGTCTCTACCGCGCTCGTGGCATCAATTTTGCTCTCATTGCTCGGGATCCTCGTATTGCTCAACCTGCTCTTCCGCCTGGGCCCGATATAG
- a CDS encoding anaerobic sulfatase maturase produces MSSTCEPPGAFHVMAKPTGAKCNLACAYCFFLKKDRLYPGDSFRMSDDVMERYIRQTIEAHRTPGVVIAWQGGEPTLMGLDFFRRSMDVERKCQKPGTIIQNTLQTNGTLLDDEWCEFLHENKFLVGLSMDGPREMHDRYRVDRAGRPTFDRVVNAVRLMQKHKVDFNILCTVNAANGDHPLEVYRFFRDELGAEYLQFIPVVERVSERGFQEGREVTERSVLPEQYGRFLIDIFDEWVRHDVGRMFVQQFDGTLMAWLSGQSSLCIFRRTCGEGVALEHNGDVYSCDHFVEPDYFLGNIADKPLAGLVGSEAQRRFGQRKADLVRQCRECIVRFACNGDCPKHRFISGEPGLSYLCPGLKMFFEHVNHPMQIMASLLRQGRPAEGVMQVLSDEEGTAARVGRNDPCPCGSGRKYKRCHGRP; encoded by the coding sequence ATGTCATCGACATGTGAGCCACCAGGGGCCTTTCACGTCATGGCCAAGCCGACGGGCGCGAAGTGCAATCTCGCCTGCGCATATTGCTTTTTCCTGAAGAAGGACCGGCTCTATCCGGGGGATAGTTTCCGCATGTCCGACGACGTTATGGAACGCTACATACGGCAGACCATCGAGGCGCACCGGACGCCCGGGGTGGTGATCGCATGGCAGGGCGGGGAACCGACTCTCATGGGCCTGGACTTTTTCCGGCGTTCCATGGACGTCGAGCGAAAATGCCAGAAGCCCGGGACGATCATCCAGAACACGCTACAGACCAACGGCACCCTGCTCGACGACGAGTGGTGCGAGTTCCTGCACGAAAATAAGTTCCTGGTCGGCCTGAGCATGGACGGGCCCCGTGAGATGCACGACCGCTATCGCGTGGACAGGGCGGGCAGGCCCACGTTCGACCGTGTCGTGAACGCCGTCCGCCTCATGCAGAAACATAAGGTTGATTTTAACATCTTATGCACGGTCAACGCCGCCAATGGCGATCACCCCCTTGAAGTATACCGTTTCTTCCGCGACGAGCTGGGCGCCGAGTATCTCCAGTTCATCCCGGTGGTCGAGCGCGTCAGCGAAAGGGGCTTCCAGGAGGGCCGGGAGGTCACAGAACGTTCCGTCTTGCCGGAGCAATACGGCCGATTTTTGATCGATATCTTCGACGAATGGGTACGCCACGATGTGGGGCGCATGTTCGTACAGCAGTTCGACGGCACGCTGATGGCCTGGCTGAGCGGCCAGTCGTCGCTCTGCATCTTCCGGCGGACCTGCGGGGAGGGCGTGGCGCTCGAGCACAACGGCGACGTATATTCATGCGACCACTTCGTCGAGCCTGATTACTTTTTAGGCAATATCGCCGATAAGCCGCTGGCCGGGCTGGTGGGCTCGGAGGCCCAGCGCAGGTTCGGGCAGCGTAAGGCGGACCTGGTCCGCCAGTGTCGCGAGTGCATCGTGCGCTTTGCCTGCAACGGCGACTGCCCCAAGCATCGCTTCATTAGCGGGGAGCCGGGACTGAGCTACCTCTGCCCCGGGCTGAAAATGTTCTTCGAGCACGTCAACCACCCGATGCAGATAATGGCCTCGCTCCTCCGCCAGGGCCGCCCCGCCGAAGGAGTAATGCAGGTATTATCGGATGAAGAGGGCACGGCGGCCAGGGTCGGCCGCAACGACCCATGCCCATGCGGGAGCGGCCGGAAATACAAGCGATGCCATGGGAGGCCCTAG
- a CDS encoding arylsulfatase, with the protein MAMKEYKPGTAFNGIIGRTVDESSPAWPEPVRSREGMPNVLFIILDDTGFGHLGCYGSPIRTPNIDSLAANGLRYNNMHTTALCSPTRSCVLTGRNHHSNAMACITEGSTGFPGSNGNIPFENGFLSEILLQQGYSTYAVGKWHLTPSDQSSAAGPYDRWPLGRGFERFYGFMSGESNQYYPELVYDNHTVEPPKTPEEGYHLTVDLVDKAISFIADAKQVAPNKPFFLYFATGAMHSPHHVPREWADRYKGRFDDGWDAYREKVFARQKELGIIPANAEISRHDPDVKPWDECTSEEKRLYARMMEVFAGFLEHTDHHIGRLLDFLRSIGEFNNTLIMLLSDNGASSEGGPGGSVNLSRFFNNIPESMGENMKAMEKLGGPEYSNHYSWGWAWAGNTPFRRWKRETYRGGVSDPFIVHWPGGIKSSGEVRTQYSHAIDMVPTVLEALEIASPSAIRGVTQSPLEGVSLANTFDDANAPGRHHTQYFEMFGHRAIYHDGWRAVCPWPGPSFTESGQFFGAPLSSERLIELDARGWELYHLAEDFAENHDLSAQNRPKLIEMISLWYIEAGKYKVLPIDSRGTLRFMDERPAIAPPRMNYTYYSGTQMIPDQQAVNVLNRSHSITADVDVPPGGAEGVLLSQGSDEGGFTFYVKDGRLHYVHNYVSKVLYHVESREPVPEGRHQLRYEFEVTGKPDLPGGKGTPGRGQLYIDGRLVGQADIPVTIPIRMTLGGGIVVGADPGAPVTMDYRSPFEFTGRIHKVDVDVSGELIKDAEAEMRIVMARQ; encoded by the coding sequence ATGGCAATGAAGGAATATAAGCCTGGAACGGCGTTTAACGGCATTATCGGCCGTACGGTGGACGAATCTTCCCCGGCATGGCCGGAGCCCGTCAGGTCCAGGGAGGGAATGCCGAATGTACTATTCATCATACTGGACGACACCGGGTTCGGCCATCTCGGCTGCTACGGCAGCCCCATCCGGACGCCGAACATCGACAGTCTGGCGGCCAATGGCCTGAGATATAATAACATGCATACGACTGCCCTGTGCTCGCCCACTCGCTCCTGCGTGCTTACCGGCCGCAACCATCACTCCAATGCCATGGCCTGCATAACGGAAGGCTCCACCGGATTCCCGGGCAGCAACGGCAACATCCCGTTCGAGAACGGCTTCCTGTCAGAGATTCTATTGCAGCAGGGCTACAGTACCTACGCGGTGGGTAAGTGGCATCTGACGCCCTCCGACCAGTCGTCCGCTGCGGGACCGTACGACCGCTGGCCCCTGGGACGGGGCTTCGAGCGCTTCTATGGCTTCATGTCCGGGGAATCGAACCAGTATTATCCTGAGCTGGTATACGATAACCACACGGTAGAGCCACCGAAGACCCCTGAGGAAGGCTATCACCTGACTGTAGACCTGGTCGATAAGGCCATTTCGTTCATCGCCGATGCCAAACAGGTAGCGCCAAACAAGCCGTTCTTCCTGTACTTCGCCACGGGCGCGATGCATTCTCCCCACCATGTGCCCAGGGAATGGGCGGACAGATATAAGGGCCGGTTTGATGACGGCTGGGATGCCTATCGGGAAAAAGTCTTTGCAAGGCAGAAAGAGCTGGGCATTATCCCAGCGAACGCCGAGATCTCACGTCATGACCCCGACGTCAAGCCATGGGACGAGTGCACGTCAGAGGAAAAGAGGCTCTACGCCCGAATGATGGAGGTATTCGCCGGCTTCCTGGAACATACCGACCACCATATCGGCCGACTCCTCGATTTCCTCCGCAGCATTGGCGAATTCAATAATACCCTCATCATGCTGCTCTCGGACAATGGCGCCAGCTCCGAGGGCGGCCCGGGCGGCTCGGTGAACCTGAGCCGGTTCTTCAACAACATCCCGGAGTCTATGGGGGAAAACATGAAAGCCATGGAGAAGCTGGGAGGTCCCGAGTACAGCAATCACTACTCGTGGGGCTGGGCCTGGGCCGGCAACACTCCCTTCCGCCGCTGGAAGCGCGAGACCTACCGGGGCGGCGTCAGCGACCCCTTCATTGTACACTGGCCAGGAGGGATTAAATCCAGCGGCGAGGTCCGCACGCAGTACAGCCATGCCATCGACATGGTGCCCACCGTGCTGGAAGCGCTCGAGATAGCGTCGCCTTCGGCCATTAGGGGCGTCACACAGTCGCCGCTGGAAGGCGTGAGCCTGGCCAATACCTTCGACGATGCGAATGCTCCGGGCAGGCACCATACTCAGTACTTCGAGATGTTCGGCCATCGCGCGATATATCATGACGGCTGGCGCGCCGTCTGCCCCTGGCCCGGCCCGTCGTTCACCGAAAGCGGCCAGTTCTTCGGGGCGCCGCTATCGTCCGAGAGGCTGATCGAGCTGGACGCCCGAGGCTGGGAGCTGTACCATCTGGCGGAGGACTTCGCAGAGAATCACGACCTGTCGGCACAAAATCGGCCCAAGCTGATCGAGATGATCTCCCTGTGGTACATCGAAGCGGGCAAGTACAAGGTTCTGCCGATCGATAGCCGTGGGACGCTTCGCTTCATGGACGAGCGCCCGGCGATAGCCCCGCCGCGCATGAACTACACATATTATTCCGGCACGCAGATGATCCCGGATCAGCAGGCGGTCAACGTGCTCAACCGCTCTCATAGTATCACGGCTGACGTGGATGTCCCCCCGGGTGGTGCCGAGGGCGTGCTCCTCTCGCAGGGAAGCGATGAGGGTGGATTTACGTTTTACGTCAAGGACGGCCGGCTGCATTACGTCCACAATTACGTCTCGAAGGTGCTGTACCACGTCGAGTCCCGGGAGCCGGTGCCAGAGGGCCGCCATCAGCTGCGGTACGAGTTCGAGGTGACCGGCAAGCCGGACCTCCCGGGCGGCAAGGGCACTCCAGGGCGCGGCCAGCTATATATCGACGGTCGGCTGGTCGGGCAGGCTGATATTCCCGTCACCATCCCGATCCGGATGACCCTGGGTGGGGGCATTGTCGTGGGCGCCGATCCGGGCGCCCCGGTAACGATGGACTACCGGTCGCCGTTCGAGTTCACCGGCAGGATCCATAAGGTCGACGTGGACGTCAGCGGCGAGCTGATCAAGGACGCGGAGGCCGAGATGCGCATCGTGATGGCGCGGCAGTAG
- a CDS encoding bile acid:sodium symporter family protein: MANDILTMIKVCAAISVFTFVFSRGLGTRIDDLGYFSTRSGLMARSFLSVDVLVPLITIAVIYLVSPSRATAIGLILLAAAPVAPLVSKNIANAGGKLDYAMSLQVLLASLAIVTTPALLYLLSRVTGITMNIDPISVAESVGLSVLVPILGGVFVRRLFPALAERLIRPLEICSIVVLALVFIIVLLFTYQLVFVPNIRSYIAMVLVVVGALAAGHLMAPGLPEEQTTLALESAARNSGLALLIASEYASLERALPVMIPYLLLSAAICFIYIRYRKMGHGITRPTRSG; this comes from the coding sequence ATGGCAAACGACATCCTGACGATGATCAAGGTATGTGCGGCTATCAGCGTGTTCACTTTCGTTTTTTCCCGGGGACTGGGCACGCGCATCGATGACCTCGGCTACTTCAGCACGCGATCCGGGCTGATGGCAAGGTCTTTTCTTTCCGTCGATGTCCTGGTCCCGCTCATCACGATCGCGGTCATCTATCTCGTCAGCCCTTCGAGGGCCACGGCTATCGGCCTGATCCTGCTCGCGGCAGCGCCGGTCGCTCCCCTTGTCTCAAAGAACATAGCGAATGCCGGTGGAAAGCTGGACTACGCCATGAGCCTCCAGGTGTTGCTGGCATCGCTGGCGATAGTCACGACGCCCGCCTTGCTATATCTTTTATCCCGCGTTACGGGGATCACTATGAACATCGATCCGATATCAGTGGCAGAGAGCGTCGGGCTCTCCGTGCTCGTGCCCATCCTTGGCGGGGTGTTTGTCAGACGGCTATTCCCGGCCCTGGCTGAACGCCTTATCCGGCCGCTGGAGATCTGCTCGATCGTCGTCCTGGCCCTGGTGTTCATCATCGTCCTGCTGTTCACGTATCAGCTTGTCTTTGTCCCGAATATCCGGTCCTATATAGCCATGGTACTGGTGGTCGTCGGTGCCCTGGCGGCAGGCCACCTGATGGCGCCGGGGCTGCCGGAAGAACAGACGACTCTGGCGCTGGAGAGCGCGGCGCGGAACAGCGGGCTCGCCCTGCTGATAGCCTCGGAATACGCCTCGCTCGAGAGGGCCCTGCCGGTGATGATACCGTACTTACTATTATCCGCAGCCATATGCTTCATTTACATCCGATACCGGAAAATGGGGCATGGTATTACGCGACCTACCCGGTCTGGTTAG
- a CDS encoding arylsulfatase, whose translation MAAKKPNILVIWGDDIGITNLSIYSKGLMGYRTPNIDRIGEEGLLFTDSYGEQSCTAGRSSFITGQSVYRTGLSKVGMPGAEIGLSAEDPTIAELLKPLGYATGQFGKNHFGDKDKFLPTMHGLDEFFGNLYHLNAEEEPEERDYPPESLFPDFRKNFGPRGVLHCWAKPDGGQKIEDTGPLTKKRMETVDEEFLKAAKDFIKRQHKDGKPFFVWFNTTHMHFRTHVRPDYLGKSGLWQSEYHDAMIYHDWCVGQLLKQLDDLDIADNTIVMYSTDNGPHRNSWPDAGTTPFRSEKNTCWEGAFRVPLLLRWPGKIKPGSVCNEIVSHHDWLPTFLAAAGEPDIIEKLKKGHKAGKKKFKVHIDGYNLLPYLAGKEKKWPRDVFFYFSDDGDLLAMRYNNWKMVFLEQRCPGTLAVWANPFTHLRVPKIFNLRTDPFEFADTTSNTYYDWLFSHAYLVIPAQKAVGEFMATFKEFPPRQKAASFTVEKASEQMKNVPGD comes from the coding sequence CGACAGCTACGGCGAGCAAAGCTGCACCGCCGGACGCTCATCTTTTATCACGGGGCAGAGCGTTTACCGAACGGGGCTGAGCAAAGTAGGAATGCCGGGCGCGGAAATCGGCCTTAGCGCCGAGGACCCGACGATAGCGGAACTTTTAAAGCCGCTGGGATATGCCACGGGCCAGTTCGGGAAGAACCATTTCGGTGATAAGGATAAGTTCCTGCCGACGATGCACGGCTTAGACGAGTTCTTCGGCAACCTGTACCATTTGAACGCGGAGGAAGAGCCCGAAGAACGGGACTATCCTCCGGAATCGCTCTTCCCTGACTTCAGGAAGAACTTCGGGCCCCGGGGCGTCCTGCATTGCTGGGCGAAGCCGGACGGGGGTCAGAAGATCGAGGACACGGGCCCTCTCACGAAAAAGCGCATGGAGACGGTCGACGAAGAGTTCCTCAAGGCGGCGAAGGACTTCATCAAGCGTCAGCATAAAGACGGCAAGCCCTTCTTCGTCTGGTTCAACACGACACACATGCACTTCCGCACCCACGTCCGGCCCGATTACCTGGGGAAGTCGGGGCTCTGGCAGTCCGAGTACCACGACGCCATGATCTATCATGACTGGTGCGTAGGACAGTTGCTTAAGCAGCTGGACGACCTCGACATCGCGGATAACACCATCGTCATGTACAGCACCGATAACGGTCCGCATCGCAACTCCTGGCCGGACGCTGGCACGACCCCATTCCGCAGCGAGAAGAATACGTGCTGGGAAGGCGCCTTTCGAGTGCCGTTATTATTGCGCTGGCCCGGTAAGATCAAGCCCGGGAGCGTCTGTAACGAGATCGTCAGTCACCACGACTGGCTGCCGACCTTCCTGGCGGCCGCAGGCGAACCGGATATCATTGAAAAATTGAAGAAAGGGCATAAGGCGGGCAAGAAAAAATTCAAGGTACACATCGACGGATACAACCTGCTGCCCTACCTGGCCGGTAAAGAAAAGAAGTGGCCCCGCGACGTATTCTTCTACTTCTCGGACGACGGCGATCTACTCGCCATGCGCTATAACAATTGGAAAATGGTCTTCCTGGAACAGCGGTGCCCGGGGACTCTAGCCGTCTGGGCCAATCCATTCACCCACCTACGTGTGCCGAAGATTTTCAACCTGCGCACCGATCCATTTGAGTTCGCGGATACCACTTCGAACACTTACTACGACTGGTTATTCTCCCACGCGTACCTGGTCATACCTGCGCAGAAGGCCGTCGGAGAGTTCATGGCGACGTTCAAGGAATTCCCGCCGCGCCAGAAGGCCGCGAGTTTCACCGTTGAAAAGGCCAGCGAGCAGATGAAGAATGTTCCCGGCGATTAA